From one Odocoileus virginianus isolate 20LAN1187 ecotype Illinois unplaced genomic scaffold, Ovbor_1.2 Unplaced_Scaffold_42, whole genome shotgun sequence genomic stretch:
- the LOC110124748 gene encoding ninein-like protein isoform X6: MGDGRGFAFPEQIISLWAQEGVHNGREVLQSLDFSVDEKVNLLELTWALEKEVMMVGGVTQQAALACYRQELSFCQEQVEQMARERDKARQDLEKAEQRNLEFVKETDDLHSALEQLAEEKVRTCRTTTMSCRLPCKACRHRRPRVGTATCPWDTAREAPSRSWVIPPQRV; the protein is encoded by the exons ATGGGTGATGGCAGAGGGTTCGCCTTCCCAGAGCAGATCATCTCCTTGTGGGCCCAGGAGGGCGTTCACAATGGCAGGGAGGTCCTGCAG AGCCTTGACTTCAGTGTGGACGAGAAGGTGAACCTTTTGGAGCTGACCtgggccctggagaaggaggtcaTGATGGTGGGCGGGGTCACCCAGCAGGCAGCCTTGGCCTGCTACCGCCAGGAGCTGAGCTTCTGCCA gGAGCAGGTGGAGCAGATGGCCAGGGAGCGAGATAAGGCGAGACAAGACCTGGAGAAAGctgagcagaggaacctggagtttGTGAAGGAGACGGACGACCTCCACTCCGCCCTGGAGCAGCTCGCGGAGGAGAAGGTCAG GACCTGCAGGACCACAACGATGAGCTGCAGGCTGCCCTGCAAGGCCTGCAGGCACAGACGGCCCCGAGTCGGCACAGCCACCTGCCCCTGGGACACGGCCCGGGAG GCACCATCACGTTCGTGGGTGATTCCGCCCCAGCGAGTATAG